The sequence below is a genomic window from Lolium perenne isolate Kyuss_39 chromosome 7, Kyuss_2.0, whole genome shotgun sequence.
ggattCGCCGTCAgatatacttcttaaccgcgtcaagcacaattcagagatgatccgcaacctcatgtacaagattgatgagctaaaggagcttgttgagaagcttatcaaggattcaccatcaccaccgaaggagtaattcatcatcagtattggcatccccttggtttgttccaagcttgggggagtgccgcggtatcacatcatcactatcttttacctttttattatcaagtagtgtcatatcatgagtagggaagttatcatataagatgtgttgcggtatggaagtatctctctttagttggttatttatgtatcccttggtgtgagttatcgttatggaatattaatgagaagtcttatcatttacatattgcacatcttactttagtttgcaatctctattatgtgattgatcttgttgttagtattggtatcactttgggagcattgattaaatctatttggttttggcaaacttagcattggtcaatagcaacaacactttgagtttaagtagagaagaagaaacacatgtagatatgttgtttgatTATCTTTCTTTCCTGTTAgcaatgagcttagtattctgaagttaaaattattcgtgcttacaagaaagatgcatgattgtttctatcacatgtatatttgtttgtttccctcaactcttatgcttgctaatcaaccttgctagccaaagacccgtactgagagggaatgcttctcgtgcatccaaacccttagaccaaacctatgccatcagtgtccaccataactacctattatgtggtattttgcgccatttcaagtaaatacttcatgtgctacctttaaacaattcaaaagttatcatcccttatttgtgtcactgttttatagctcatgaggaagtatgtggtgtttatctttcaatcttgttgggcagctttcactaatggactagtggctttatccagttatcctataattttgcaaaaagagctggcaacggggttcccagccccaattaattaactctcattaataatcctcttcacatgttttgctatgATTCATCAGtaggcaacttaattttgcaatagacactcctccatggtatgtgaaatgttggaaggcacccgaggattcggttagccatggcttgagaaagcaaaggttgggaggagtgtcatccttaaataaactaaagtacatgtgtaaacaaaagagaagatggatgatctaccttgctggtagagataacgtccttcatgggagccgctcttggaagtctggttgatgaggtagttagagtgcccactaccattcgttgacaacaacaaacacctctcaaaactttacttttatgctccctatatgatttcaaaacttgaaaagctctagcacatgatttaatccttgcttccctctgcgaagggcctatcttttattttcatgttgagtcagtaaacctatttccctccatcttaagcaagcaattgagttgttgtgatccaaccatttatattgtgatctacttaatcatgccttttatttcttccttgtttagtacaagttttatctgaatgaatatagctttgaagattatcaatgattatgaggagagtattatgattgaatatgcaagttttgctataagctttaatataagagcgctgctcgataaattAGTACAACCCAttaaatgttctctgaccaagaacgaagtttgccatcaccaattatgatttcctatgcacctttacttgcgatttccttctacttgtttcaagttgaattatatgcggaagttgtctactagaatgtcttgtgtaaattaatatgatgcttcttgtccgtattttatttatcgactcttcactccataaacatgtggtcttgtttactgagttcgatTTAAAgcagggacaagcgaagtctaagcttggggggagttgatacgtccattttgcatcactattttatatcataatttactgttattcattgatatatttcatatttagagatggtacttatgttatttcatctgttttgcatgtttcatgattattggagaatcacgcaccggagtcaggattctgctggaaaaagcgccgtcagaatgcaatatttcggaagatcagcaattgacgggaattatactaaaaatcctatttttccagaagatggaggtagccaaaaggaggagccgaggagggccgccatgggcccccctcataggccggcgcgggccctgccctggccgcgccgccatgtggggagggggcccacgaccccctctggcctcctctccttcgcgtacttcttcgtcccgaaaacctaagctccagaggatagtcgcgaagattcacagccgcctctgcggggcggaaaacaccagagagaaaagagctctccggcaggctgaaatccgccggggaaattccctcccggagggggaaatcgacgccatcgtcaccgtcatcgagctggacatcatctccatcaccatcaccttcatcatcatcaccgccatctccaccgctgcacctcgtcaccgctgtaacaattagggttggatcttgattgtttgataggggaaactctcccagtattgatttctacttgttattgatgctatttgagtgaaaccattgaaccaaggtttatgttcagattgttattcatcatcatatcacctctgatcatgttccatatgatgtctcgtgagtagttcgtttagttcttgaggacatgggtgaagtctaaatgttagtagtgaattatgttgggtaatattcaatgttatgatatttaagttgtggtgttattcttctagtggtgtcatgtgaacatcgactacatgatacttcacctttatgggcctaggggaatacatcttgtattcgtttgctaattgcggggttgccggagtgacagaaacctaaacccccgttggtatatcgatgcaggagggatagcaggatctcagagtttaacgttgtggttagatttatcttaattactttcttgtatttgcggatgcttgcaaggggtataatcacaagtatgtattagtcctaggaagggtggtgcattagcataggttcacccacacaacacttatcaaaacaatgaagattaatcagctatatgaagcgaaagcactagactaaattcccgtgtgtcctcaagaacgtttggtcattataagtaaacaaaccggcttgtcctttgtgctaaaaaggattgagccactcgctgcaattatttctctcgcattttacttactcgtactttatttacctgctatatcaaaaccccctgaatacttatgcatgagcatttacagtgaatccttcatcgaaactgcttgtcaacaccttctgctcctcgttgggttcgacactcttatttatcgaaagtactacgatacacaccctatacttgtgggtcatcaatggggTCCACCATGATTTCTTCTTCCCACCCCGTTCCTTATCCTCTGGTACATGCGTGCGACACGCatctcaccgccgccgccgccttcccagCTGCTCGCGCCGCCTCCCGCCCGCTCGCTGCCGCTTTTCCCACCTGCTCGCGCCGCTCCAGGCCGCTCGCTGCCGCCTCCAGGCCGCTCGACGCCACCTCCCGGCCgctcgccgccgcctccttccaaGCCACGAGTCGCTGTGCAGCACCGGTGTTCCGAGTTCCGACTGTCGTTGTCCCCTGCTTGCACGGCCTCCGACGAGGACGCCGCCAGTTGGAGCTCCGACCCTGTCGCTCCGGCAGCCGTCGGCCTTCCCACAAGGCATGGAGCTTGGCCCGCGTAGCAGCTTCTCCGACCCGGCTGCTCCAACCTTGAGCGTCTGGAGACGCTTGCGGCCAGATGAATAGCACCGCCGAGGACAGCTTGCACCGCCCTGGAATGGCGCCTAGCTCCCCTGGCTCCGGCCATCGCCAGAGATAGAGGTTGCAGCGGAGCCCGAAGCAATTTTCCTCCCGGCGCTCGCGCTCACGTTAGAAGGAGCTTGCGGATGAGGCCTGTAACCCAAGCTCCCGCGCTGGCAATCCGGTGAGGTGGAGCTCGCAGGGATGGCTCCGGGACGAGCTGACACTAGGGTGCAGGGGGCTGTGCCGCCAGGCGTGGCGGTGGAACTCCGGCAACTGGCCGGCGGTGCTACGCCAAACGTCGGCGTTGCTATGGGCAGAGTTTGGTGCTACAGCAGCAGTTTGCCGGTGTTCGGGCATAAGGCGATTCTCTGCTGCCAGAGCTGCAATGGGTGGCCGACGGTGCTGCAAACGCCACCCATTGGAGCTGCGAATGAAGGAAGACGGTGTTGCAAAAGGCTGCTCGCCGGAGCTGCAAAGGCGAGCTGCAAATGTGCATTAGCGGTGTTGCAAAGGCTATTTTCCGAAGCTACAAACCGTTAGCGGCGGTGCTACAAAGGTTGTTCGTCGGAGCTGCAAATGGACATCGGTGGTGCTGCAAATAATCAGCGGTGGCGCTGCAAGTATTCCATCATTCTGCtactttattataaattttgtgctACAATGTCTCTGTCGAGTCTCCGACGAAATCTGCGTTGGATGatcttttgtttttttatttctaGGTGAACCATTTTTTCGCTTCAatgaaataaaagagaaagatttTTTCTGCGACGAAACAAAGTCTGAACGAGTCACAACTCTCTTTCTATTTTTAGTCCGCTTCAATAAAGTAAAAGCGGAAGGTTTTTTGGTGCAACGAAGCAAAGTTTGAACGAGTCGTAACTCTACTTCTATTTTAGTtaaaccgttttttgcttcaatgaagcaaaagtggGACTTTTTTTTGCTGCGACGAAGCAAAGTTGGAGGACATGTCTTTCCTTTTCTATTTCTAGGCGAATTGTTTTtgtgcttcaatgaagcaaaagctgAATATTTTTTGCTGCGACGAAGCATCGTCAGGATTTTGGGTGAAAGTGGACACCTGTCGATCAGGGAAGCATGAGGCTGGAAGGAGTTTATCCTCAGGAGGATTCTCAGCAGTGTCCttcttagagcaagtacaataagatctagtcagctggctataaggattaaaataatatatttgtgtctagttggaggagagagaagaggagagagaatgtaagtgggctcttatgcaagagctagctctagcacgtgctcctaggcaaagTGTGTCAATGAAAGGTGGGCCATCCATTGAAAAAGTAGtacattcttatagccaactattgtacttgttggctacatgttgactatagatgacatgacatattgcttatagccaacaaccGGCTATACTATTGGAGTTGCTCTTAAAATGTGAGAAATTAAAGAAGCGGAAAATCAGGGCTAGACATTGAAGGAAAGCGGTTGTCGctgagagcaattccaatagtgtagctagctgttggctataagccaagtgctatgtcatctatagccaacttagagccaacatatacaatagtgagctataaaaatgtagtactttatcaatgtatgacccacctttcactctcacaaagtgagaATAGCACGTCTACAGAAATGGCTCTTGAATAAGAgcccactctccttctctctcctcatctctctcctccaactaagcaataatatactattttaatctttatagccagctgactaggacttattgtactcgCTCTGAGCAGTAATCGCACCTATTTCCCCCACATGACAGAAAACCGGGGAAGCAAGCACTGACCAGCGCGGCGGAAACAGTAGTACTGCACCCTGCCCCTGCGGCATCACCACTCCATCCTCCTCCTGCCTttcccctcctccgccgcctcctcttcctcgccCCTCGGATCCCCGCCTCCCCTCGCCGGTCCGCTGCCTCCCGCCGCGATTCCGCGCAGTTGGGCTACCGATCCGCCGGGCCACTGCGGGCAGCACGTATTCTGCTCGGATTTGTGGGGGAAGCGGCGGTTAGGTTACACGATACAGAGGTTGGTGTCTTTGCTTCACTGAGCGCTAATGGTGATATTAGTCGTGTGCTTGGCCCCCGGCCTGTGAGGCGCTTCCGTGTGTTCGTGGAATGTCTGGTCCGGTTGTAGAAGATGCGATTTTAGGTCATTCTTGCGAGGTTGGTGAGGGATTGATTggtgattgtagatgtgttgtaggTGACTGTACAAACGAAGTTACCCCAAAATAATTGTAGAGAGGCTGTGATACGATTGAAACTTCGAATGTTGGAAATCCGTTTCTTTGAGAAGGGCTAGAGGGATTATATTTATATATACAATGCATGATGTGTTCATGGACCGGGCACTTAGTTCGATTACTGGATGATGCAGTGCTGCTTACAGCATAGTGCTACCATACCATCGATGTTGGTTGTCATGTTCCCAGTGGCTTTGCTTCTAAAATGAATCATTTTTTCGAATGGCGCAATTCATGAAGTATCCTCTCCAAGTTGAAGCATTGCTGAATTTTGGGTGCTGACATGTGCTTGTTTACCCACTTTTACTTCGCAGGGATCTTCCGCCGAGATAATGCGGTGTTGTGCTGGTGTAGCTGTTGACTCTCCTCCTCTTCTGTGATCATCCATCGGTGTGGTAGGGCTCTTCCCTTTCACCGATGGGCATTGTGAAGGCAGCAAGCGGTGTGGCGGCAGCAGACCGCTGCGGAGACGAGGGCCGTATGAGAGAGGAGAGGTTGCTGCTTCAGAGCTTTCCTAGTCAAGAATCTGATGACTGCGAACAGGCCGAGGTCGATTGCGAGCTTGCGATGTCTGGAGGCCAGGTGTGCAATGTACCTTATGGGCTTTATGATCTGCCTGAATTGAAGGACGTACTTTCTTTGGAGACGtggaacttatgtctaacagaagACGATAGGTTTCGTCTGGCAGCCTACCTCCCTGACATGGACCAAGAAGACTTGTTTACAACACTGACGGAGCTGTTCAGCGGCAGTGCTATGTTCTTTGGGAGTCCACTTGGAGGTTTTTTCGACAGATTGAGTGGTGGATTTTATTCTCCAGAAGTTTCCCAGGCAAGAGAATTACTGGTGGGCTTACAAAGACGAAAGTATTATCATTTTCTGAGACTGTATCACAATGGCATGGTTTGGAAGTTTACATGCATGGATAGGCTGTTGAGAACTGGTATGAGTACTAGTCTCGAGGAGAAGATTCACATCTGGCACACCTGGATACACGAGAAGCCTCTCACATTTGTGGATCTAAACAGTTCTTCGATGAATGCAAGTCTGCCAATGATTACCAGTTCCTCACTATTGAAGCGAGCTAAACTTATGGAAGGGACATCAGCTACTAATTGTTCAGCCAAACACAAGGAGATAGTCCACAGAGTGAAATCAATGGAAATGGGGTCATCGACAAGTCACGTTTTCCGCAGTCAAGATGAGCCTGATGAAAAATGTGGTAAACTACCAAAAGGTGTGCTTAAAACAAAAAGTGATTATGATGCCCTTGCTGATGTCAACGAAGGAATACATCATACACTAGGACTGGTACCACTCACTCATCACGGTGTGCAGGTCTCCGCCTTCTCTCCTTATGCTTTTCCACAGCATATGCATAACTATGCCGTGAATCCATCTTATCCCTATTacatgaacacaagcagaacttcTTTGGGCAGTTCCAGCTCAAGTCCCTGGCAACGGGAGGGTGCACTGGAAACGTACCCTCTCTTGGTCAAAGGTCCATCTGGAGTCCAGCATACTTTTTTAGAGGAGCTCAAAAGAGGCAGCCATTCTGCAATGTTGAGAGGGTATGAGTCAACATATAAACCGGGCTTAGCATATTCAAATGAAGCAAATGGCACAAGAGAATCCACCCACGAGAAGAACCTTTTGAAGAGCTTTGGTCAACGGAGCGCCATGAATCCTGCTGATCCCTACGCAAGAACTATCCTTGGCCATCAAAGAAATGTATGCACGAAAATGCCCAGCCCGAGAAATGCTGACAGAATTTCTGGGATGCTGACCCTtagtacaagcacaaaccctcctTGTAACAACTTGCTGGGGCAGTCTGAAACCATGCACAAACATCATGATGGACTGGAGACAAAGGCACCGTCTGTTACAAAAGTTGAAGAAGAACATAGGTTCCCAAACACATACACAAACCCTCCTTGTAACAACTTGCTGGGGCAGTCTGAAACCATGCACAAACATCATGATGGACTGGAGACAATGGCACCTTCTGTTACAAAAGTTGAAGAAGAACATAGGTTCCCAAACACATACACAAACCCTCCTTGTAACAACTTGCTGGGGCAGTCTGAAACCATGCACAAACATCATGATGGACTGGAGACAATGGCACCTTCTGTTACAAAAGTTGAAGAAGAACATAGGTTTCCAAACACATACACAAGGAGAAAACTGCAGAGGGGGGTTGACCTTGGGGATCATGTCAAGACACCAACCATGGTGGGTTCAGAGTCAGCGAGTGTGCTGTCTAGCATGACAAATGTGAAGGCAAAGGCCATCAAACTTTGAAATGGGGAGTTGGGAAAACGGTTTAGTATCTAAGCTGATATAGTAATTAAGTTTAATTCTTTAATTTCTGCCACGACATCAGTCTGAAGCCTGGCATAAGTAGGTAACAGTTCTTTAGATGAAGATGCACAGTGGTGGGATCTTGCTCCTAACTCCTAAATATAGTTTCGAGAACACTTTGCTGCTATGATACACATCCTGGAAGGAAGACATTTTATTCTTGTGGGCTTTCAGTTATCTTCCGCGAAATATAACCATTGTCCTGCTGCCTTTCTTTTAGCACTATAGTTTCAAAATGTCACGTCAATTCTAGGATCACTGTCCTTTTGTACATTGACGTGATCTTTTTTTTGGGCAATGAATACCATGATATATTGTAGTAGTTAAtaa
It includes:
- the LOC127316914 gene encoding uncharacterized protein, which produces MGIVKAASGVAAADRCGDEGRMREERLLLQSFPSQESDDCEQAEVDCELAMSGGQVCNVPYGLYDLPELKDVLSLETWNLCLTEDDRFRLAAYLPDMDQEDLFTTLTELFSGSAMFFGSPLGGFFDRLSGGFYSPEVSQARELLVGLQRRKYYHFLRLYHNGMVWKFTCMDRLLRTGMSTSLEEKIHIWHTWIHEKPLTFVDLNSSSMNASLPMITSSSLLKRAKLMEGTSATNCSAKHKEIVHRVKSMEMGSSTSHVFRSQDEPDEKCGKLPKGVLKTKSDYDALADVNEGIHHTLGLVPLTHHGVQVSAFSPYAFPQHMHNYAVNPSYPYYMNTSRTSLGSSSSSPWQREGALETYPLLVKGPSGVQHTFLEELKRGSHSAMLRGYESTYKPGLAYSNEANGTRESTHEKNLLKSFGQRSAMNPADPYARTILGHQRNVCTKMPSPRNADRISGMLTLSTSTNPPCNNLLGQSETMHKHHDGLETKAPSVTKVEEEHRFPNTYTNPPCNNLLGQSETMHKHHDGLETMAPSVTKVEEEHRFPNTYTNPPCNNLLGQSETMHKHHDGLETMAPSVTKVEEEHRFPNTYTRRKLQRGVDLGDHVKTPTMVGSESASVLSSMTNVKAKAIKL